Proteins from a single region of Strix uralensis isolate ZFMK-TIS-50842 chromosome 12, bStrUra1, whole genome shotgun sequence:
- the LOC141948875 gene encoding E3 ubiquitin-protein ligase RBBP6-like, producing MPCVHYKFFSLLQYDTVTFSGLNISLGHLKRQIMGRHKLKVTNCELQISNAQTGEEYTDDNSLIPKNSSVIVRRVPVRGVKTTSKTRFITRTEPVSGTPKAVCKNTTSHFFSTHCT from the exons ATGCCGTGCGTGCATTACaagttcttctccctgctgcagtacGACACGGTCACCTTCAGCGGCCTCAACATCTCCCTGGGCCACCTGAAGCGCCAGATCATGGGCCGCCACAAGCTGAAGGTGACCAACTGCGAGCTGCAGATATCCAACGCCCAGACCGGAGAAG aatacaccGATGATAACAGCctgattcctaagaactcctcggtgattgttagaagagtccctgttagaggagtcaaaactaccagcaaaacacgatttat aactcgaaccgagccagtgagtggaacaccaaaagcggtatgtaaaaacacaacctcacactttttttctacacattgCACTTAA